TTAGGTATGTTTTTCGTGTTCTTTTTCATTCAAAACGTGCGAGATTTTATTAACAAAAACTACAAAACCTCTTAAATGATATGAGATGAAATATGTAATAAACTTTTAAGTTAGCTGATCTATCATATAGCCACCCTCTTCTAGAAAAATTGGAAGAATAATCACCTTATGAAGTATGACATTTATTCCAATCCCTCCCTCTAAATTTGTCAATCGTTTTAATTTTCATAAAAAAATGATAAAATGTAAACATGTGTTTTCAGAATAATTAAAAACGCAGAAAGAAAACACTGTTTTTAGGAGGGGTTTTGATGACTTACACGTTAGCAACTAGAATGAAAGCATTCCAATCTTCTATATTTAGTGAATTAGGGGCCTATAAAAAAGAGAAAATTGCAGCAGGTCATACAATGATTGATTTAAGTATCGGGAATCCCGATATGCCTCCTGCTGATTTCGTAAGAGAAGCAATGGTACATACGGCGAGTGAAAAAGAAAGCTATGGATACACATTAACAGGCATACAAGAATTTCACGAAGCTGTAACTGAATATTACAACAACACTCATAACGTTATATTAAATGCTGAAAAAGAAGTTTTATTATTAATGGGTTCACAAGACGGACTCGTTCATTTACCGATGGTTTTTGCAAATCCGGGTGATATTATATTAGTTCCTGATCCAGGATATACGGCTTATGAAACAGGAATTCAAATGGCCGGCGCAACATCTTACTACATGCCATTAAAGAAAGAAAATGATTTCTTACCTAACTTAGAAGTTATCCCTGAAGAAATTGCCAATAAAGCGAAGATGATGATTTTGAACTTCCCAGGAAATCCAGTTCCAGCAATGGCTCATGAAGATTTCTTTAAAGAGGTAATCGCATTCGCGAAAAAACATAATATTATCGTTGTCCATGATTTTGCTTATGCTGAATTTTATTTTGATGGCCAAAAGCCAATTAGCTTCTTATCTGTACCTGGCGCAAAAGAAGTTGGCGTTGAAATTAATTCTTTATCTAAAAGTTATAGTTTAGCTGGTAGCCGTATTGGTTATATGATTGGTAACGAAGAAATCGTCGGTGCGCTTACGCAATTTAAGTCTAATACAGATTACGGCGTGTTTTTACCAATTCAAAAAGCTGCATCCGCTGCATTACGACACGGCGCTTCGTTTTGTGAGAAAAACCGTGGAATTTACCAAGAACGTAGAGATACTTTAGTAGATGGATTCCGCCAATTTGGTTGGAATGTCGATAAACCAGCTGGAAGTATGTTCGTTTGGGCTGAAATTCCGAAAGGATGGACCTCTCTAGAGTTTGCTTATGCACTTATGGATCGTGCGAATGTCGTTGTCACACCAGGTCATGCATTTGGTCCTCACGGCGAAGGCTTTGTACGTATTGCACTCGTTCAAGATAAACAAGTGTTACAACAAGTTGTTGAAAACATTAGAAATAGCGGTATTTTTTCTCTTGAAAAAGTAGATGAATTAGTTAAAAATTAATTACAACTCCCCCTGCTTAACTTTTGCAGGGGTATTATTATTAACTGGAGGTACGGTATGAATATTAAAGATACTCTTCCCCATCGCTATCCATTTTTAATGATCGATAAAATTACAAACATTAAAGAATCTCAATTAGCTACAGGATACAAACTAATTACAAATAACGAATGGTTTATTAATGAAAGTCAAAACCACATGCCTCATATGTTAATTGTAGAAGCACTTGCCCAACTTAGTGCATTTGTAAGCACAAGTGAATCTGATGGGTTAGGTTTCCTCTCCTCTTTAGATGGAGTTGAATTTCATGAAAAAGCGTATCCTGGTGATAAACTAGATTTACATTATGAGCTAACACGTAACCGACGAGGTTTTATTCTCGGCAAAGGAACTGCAACTGTTAACGGCCAACCAATTGTTACAATGGCGAAACTATTAATTTATCAAGCTGATTAAACAACACATAGTTAGGAGTAGAAAAATGCAGCGTGCTATCGGGATTGATGCTGGAGGAACATTAACGAAAATTGTTTACTATAACGTAGAGAATAAAATATCTTTTGAAAAATTTTATTCATATGACCACCAAAAGATTAAAGAGTGGCTTCATCAAAACAAATTCATTACAAAACTATGCATTACAGGTGGTAAATCGGCCCAATTGCAAGATCTACTTTCGGATTCATATGAGACAGTAACATTAAATGAATTCGACGCTACTATAACTGGTGTTCACTATATCCTAAACAAAGAACAACAAACTATCAATAATTTTGTATTAACAAATATCGGTACAGGTACATCTATTCACTACGTTTATGACAAGCAATATGTTCGTGCTGGCGGAACTGGAGTTGGCGGCGGTACAATTATGGGACTTTCAAAGCTATTAACAAATTTAGATCATTTTGAAGACGTAATTCCTCTTACAAAAATAGGTTCAAGAAAAAGTCTAGATATTACAGTTGGAGATATTTATGGTGGTATTCTCTCTCCTATCGATAATAGCTTAACAGCTAGCAACTTTGGGAAAGCAGCCATTACAGACTCGAATTTTAGTAGTTCAGATATAATCGCAACCGTTCAAGGACTTGTCGGTGAAGTCGTCACAGCATTAAGCCTTCAATTCGCCGAAGCGAAAAACATTGAACATATCGTTTACATTGGTTCTACCCTAAGTAATAACGTACACCTTCAAAACATTATAAGTAGCTATACAGAATATCAAAATAAAATACCAGTCTTTATACAAGATGATGGGTATAGTGGTGCAATTGGTGCTTTGCTCCATGTTACGAAATAAAAAAGCTGACTTTTGTCAGCTTTTTTATAATGGTACTTCAAATTCAATAATTGATTCTCCGTTCTCCCCAATACGTTCCACACTAATTCTATCGATTACACAGTGTAGCTTCTTATGAAAACAAGGAAGATCCCTTGCTAGTTCAGTAGCTAACTGCGAGCTTTCTTTTCTTCCGACTGTTACATGGGGTATGTACGGAATGTCTTTTCTCAAAAGTGGTAGTAATGGTCCTGTATATAATTTATCATGTAGCTCTTCTATTTGTTCTTTTCCTTGCTCAATTTCTAAAAATAAATAGTCTCCTATACTAGTTACACCACTTGCAAACTTAATCTCAATTGTACCTATCCCTTTTACCAGATTCGAAATATGTGATTTCAATTCATCATTTGAAATATTACTTTCAAAAGGAAATACAATTGTTATGTGAGGAGGAATTAAACCAAATAAAGGATCGTGTATTTCTCGAATACTTTCTATCTCATCAGTAGACATGTTATTTAGAAAAAGTAAAATTGTACGCATTTTTATATCCCCCACTCTCCTCAATTTTTTATATTTATCATATTGCATGGTAGCTTGCACTTCAACAAGTTATTTCACTTACATAGAAAAATA
This genomic interval from Bacillus cereus contains the following:
- a CDS encoding 3-hydroxyacyl-ACP dehydratase FabZ family protein; its protein translation is MNIKDTLPHRYPFLMIDKITNIKESQLATGYKLITNNEWFINESQNHMPHMLIVEALAQLSAFVSTSESDGLGFLSSLDGVEFHEKAYPGDKLDLHYELTRNRRGFILGKGTATVNGQPIVTMAKLLIYQAD
- a CDS encoding LL-diaminopimelate aminotransferase, with product MTYTLATRMKAFQSSIFSELGAYKKEKIAAGHTMIDLSIGNPDMPPADFVREAMVHTASEKESYGYTLTGIQEFHEAVTEYYNNTHNVILNAEKEVLLLMGSQDGLVHLPMVFANPGDIILVPDPGYTAYETGIQMAGATSYYMPLKKENDFLPNLEVIPEEIANKAKMMILNFPGNPVPAMAHEDFFKEVIAFAKKHNIIVVHDFAYAEFYFDGQKPISFLSVPGAKEVGVEINSLSKSYSLAGSRIGYMIGNEEIVGALTQFKSNTDYGVFLPIQKAASAALRHGASFCEKNRGIYQERRDTLVDGFRQFGWNVDKPAGSMFVWAEIPKGWTSLEFAYALMDRANVVVTPGHAFGPHGEGFVRIALVQDKQVLQQVVENIRNSGIFSLEKVDELVKN
- the coaW gene encoding type II pantothenate kinase is translated as MQRAIGIDAGGTLTKIVYYNVENKISFEKFYSYDHQKIKEWLHQNKFITKLCITGGKSAQLQDLLSDSYETVTLNEFDATITGVHYILNKEQQTINNFVLTNIGTGTSIHYVYDKQYVRAGGTGVGGGTIMGLSKLLTNLDHFEDVIPLTKIGSRKSLDITVGDIYGGILSPIDNSLTASNFGKAAITDSNFSSSDIIATVQGLVGEVVTALSLQFAEAKNIEHIVYIGSTLSNNVHLQNIISSYTEYQNKIPVFIQDDGYSGAIGALLHVTK
- a CDS encoding 2'-5' RNA ligase family protein, with the translated sequence MRTILLFLNNMSTDEIESIREIHDPLFGLIPPHITIVFPFESNISNDELKSHISNLVKGIGTIEIKFASGVTSIGDYLFLEIEQGKEQIEELHDKLYTGPLLPLLRKDIPYIPHVTVGRKESSQLATELARDLPCFHKKLHCVIDRISVERIGENGESIIEFEVPL